In Brassica rapa cultivar Chiifu-401-42 chromosome A06, CAAS_Brap_v3.01, whole genome shotgun sequence, a single window of DNA contains:
- the LOC103828024 gene encoding uncharacterized protein LOC103828024 gives MSLILNQPPKLCLRKPVLVRCSPLHHSNGYSSASLPQSQTLPSTILCADPCRPHLVRPVYRRRDGDMDILDYEMPSDFMEVTEMIGTSNGWITSLVDGIVQIREHPGKNRKQLRIIFLPPHVTLPLCQAQMATNVAMSSSSPLKEECVVAVKFWGPQLSICKPAQSNAEWINIRISNPCFFSSPVMYSEKEDMFRIVGSGGHLVGSWDLGKHKCTPKIQRLQFQNLPELSKAKRELLYSSNTSEHLVESRTTGETFMVKWYKRTAKTIYCIERMETQALMVFKIDEEGNAVYTQDIGDLCIFLTKSESFCVPACSVRHMRPNRVKLMDVDEFTIIDLAAQKWN, from the coding sequence ATGTCTCTGATTCTCAACCAGCCCCCGAAGCTATGCTTGCGGAAACCAGTGTTGGTAAGATGCTCTCCTCTTCACCACTCTAATGGTTACTCATCTGCTTCATTGCCGCAATCACAAACCCTTCCTTCAACCATCTTATGCGCTGATCCTTGTAGACCACATCTCGTAAGACCCGTGTACAGGAGGAGGGATGGTGACATGGATATTCTTGATTACGAGATGCCTAGTGATTTTATGGAGGTAACGGAAATGATAGGAACATCCAATGGATGGATAACGTCTTTGGTGGACGGCATTGTGCAAATCCGGGAACACCCGGGGAAGAATCGTAAACAGTTGAGAATCATTTTTTTACCTCCTCATGTAACGCTGCCTCTATGCCAAGCCCAAATGGCCACCAACGTGGCAATGTCCTCATCTTCTCCGTTGAAAGAGGAGTGTGTTGTGGCTGTCAAGTTCTGGGGACCTCAACTAAGCATTTGTAAACCGGCTCAAAGCAACGCCGAGTGGATCAACATCAGAATCTCAAACCCTTGTTTCTTTTCATCCCCTGTCATGTATTCGGAGAAAGAGGACATGTTTCGCATTGTCGGATCTGGAGGCCACCTTGTTGGATCATGGGATCTCGGCAAACACAAGTGCACACCAAAGATTCAGAGACTTCAATTTCAAAACCTTCCGGAGCTGAGCAAGGCCAAGCGGGAGCTTCTGTACTCGAGCAACACAAGCGAACACTTGGTGGAGTCAAGAACAACCGGTGAAACTTTCATGGTTAAGTGGTACAAAAGGACGGCCAAGACCATCTACTGCATAGAGAGAATGGAAACACAAGCTTTAATGGTGTTCAAGATAGACGAAGAAGGCAACGCTGTTTACACTCAAGATATTGGTGATCTCTGCATTTTCCTCACAAAGTCTGAATCTTTCTGTGTCCCTGCTTGCTCTGTTCGCCACATGCGTCCTAATCGCGTCAAACTCATGGATGTCGACGAATTCACTATTATCGATCTCGCTGCTCAAAAGTGGAACTGA
- the LOC103828022 gene encoding BRISC and BRCA1-A complex member 2: MAFEAFPPLIADQLHYLLNHSPDSIKIENVRSGNRFNPRILDRFTLVIPYCLDAIKWDVIYNSEYPAAPPDFIFGPDDEDFMPCSTTIAPVDSLLDKALSEWNNQDSTLLLVLIQGLRDQYVAYQRKRVGQVDDDRVKFEISTVLTRKGIEMQMTSGADKPEEVKFAVPLVMDMSINKLVVGCPWKNEQKIYLQVVYPILRKYESAPSSPRLKLVSSSDLKALFSVEDVKLPPWMDGMCLAEYLPHLEETLERQILEAVSAIVLRRSFVEALALFLGRPLEADPTFCRKASFLAASGPFPFVVHFFFPTQFPKQQPALMLQSCQHLNQLSEPVKLNLLTDYPWSPRWEVGRMAERLCDFLTDEAVNFKKYCNEALLQH, translated from the exons ATGGCGTTCGAAGCATTTCCTCCTTTAATCGCCGATCAGCTCCATTACTTACTCAACCACTCTCCTGATTCCATCAAG ATCGAAAATGTACGGTCGGGTAACAGGTTCAATCCCAGAATCCTCGACCGTTTTACTTTGGTCATACCTTATTGCCTGGACGCGATCAAAT GGGATGTTATTTACAATTCAGAGTATCCAGCAGCTCCTCCTGATTTCATATTTGGGCCAGATGATGAGGATTTTATGCCGTGTAGCACCACTATTGCTCCTGTTGATTCATTACTAGACAAGGCTTTGTCTGAGTGGAACAACCAGGACTCGACTCTGCTACTTGTTCTCATTCAAGGATTGAG GGATCAATATGTGGCCTACCAACGAAAGCGAGTGGGTCAAGTTGATGATGATCGTGTCAAGTTTGAAATTAGCACAGTTTTAACTCGCAAG GGAATTGAAATGCAAATGACTTCAGGAGCTGACAag CCAGAGGAAGTCAAGTTTGCAGTACCTCTTGTGATGGATATGAGCATAAACAAACTTGTTGTTGGGTGCCCTTGGAAGAATGAGCAGAAAATTTATCTTCAG GTGGTATACCCGATTCTTCGAAAGTATGAATCAGCACCTTCGTCACCTCGTCTGAAATTAGTATCATCTTCTGATCTAAAAGCGCTTTTCTCTGTAGAGGATGTTAaacttcctccatggatggatGGGAT GTGCTTAGCTGAATATCTTCCCCATCTCGAAGAAACCCTTGAGAGACAA ATCCTGGAAGCTGTTTCTGCAATTGTTTTAAGGAGGAGTTTTGTTGAGGCACTGGCTCTTTTTCTTGGAAGACCTCTTGAAGCGGATCCT ACCTTTTGCCGTAAGGCATCGTTCCTTGCTGCCTCGGGACCATTTCCATTCGTG GTtcacttcttctttccaactcaaTTTCCAAAGCAGCAACCAGCTCTAATGCTCCAAAGTTGCCAG CATTTAAACCAATTGAGCGAGCCGGTCAAATTAAACCTCCTCACCGATTACCCATGGAGTCCAAGGTGGGAAGTGGGGCGCATGGCTGAACGATTGTG TGACTTCCTAACCGATGAAGCTGTCAACTTCAAAAAATATTGTAACGAAGCTCTGCTCCAACATTAG
- the LOC103828128 gene encoding uncharacterized protein LOC103828128, which translates to MSLILNQPPKLCLRKPVLVRCSPLHHSNGYSSASLPQSQTLPLTIFCADPCRPHLVRRVVRRDGDMHALDYEMPRDFMEVTEMIGTSNGWVTCLVDGIVRIREYPGPGKNRKQLRIIFLPPHETLPLCQAQMATNVAMSSSSPEKEECAVAVKFLGPQLSICKPAQSNAEWINIRISNPCFFSSPVMYSEKEDMFRIIGSGGHLVGSWDLGKHKCTPKIQRLQFQNLPELSKAKRELLYSSNTSEHLVESRTTGETFMVKWYKRTAKTIYCIERMETKALMVFKIDEQGNAVYTQDIGDLCIFLTRSESFCVPACSVRHMRPNHVKLMDVDEITIIDLAAQKWN; encoded by the coding sequence ATGTCTCTGATTCTCAACCAGCCCCCGAAGCTATGCTTGCGGAAACCAGTGTTGGTAAGATGCTCTCCTCTTCACCACTCTAATGGTTACTCATCTGCTTCATTGCCGCAATCACAAACCCTTCCTTTAACCATCTTCTGCGCGGATCCTTGTAGACCACATCTCGTAAGACGCGTGGTCAGGAGGGATGGTGACATGCATGCTCTTGATTACGAGATGCCTCGTGATTTTATGGAGGTAACGGAAATGATAGGAACATCCAATGGATGGGTAACGTGTTTGGTGGACGGCATTGTGCGAATCCGGGAATACCCGGGCCCGGGGAAGAATCGTAAACAGTTGAGAATCATTTTTTTACCTCCTCATGAAACGCTGCCTCTATGCCAAGCCCAAATGGCCACCAACGTGGCAATGTCCTCATCTTCTCCGGAGAAGGAGGAGTGTGCTGTGGCTGTCAAGTTCTTGGGACCTCAACTAAGCATTTGTAAACCGGCTCAAAGCAACGCCGAGTGGATCAACATCAGAATCTCAAACccttgtttcttttcctccCCTGTCATGTATTCGGAGAAAGAGGACATGTTTCGCATTATCGGATCTGGAGGCCACCTTGTTGGATCATGGGATCTCGGCAAACACAAGTGCACACCAAAGATTCAGAGACTTCAATTTCAAAACCTTCCGGAGCTGAGCAAGGCCAAGCGGGAGCTTCTGTACTCGAGCAACACAAGCGAACACTTGGTGGAGTCAAGAACCACCGGTGAAACTTTCATGGTTAAGTGGTACAAAAGGACAGCCAAGACCATCTACTGCATAGAGAGAATGGAAACAAAAGCTTTAATGGTGTTCAAGATAGACGAACAAGGTAACGCTGTTTACACTCAAGATATTGGTGATCTCTGCATTTTCCTCACAAGGTCCGAATCTTTCTGTGTCCCTGCTTGCTCTGTTCGCCACATGCGTCCTAATCACGTCAAACTCATGGATGTCGACGAAATCACTATTATCGATCTGGCTGCTCAAAAGTGGAACTGA
- the LOC103828025 gene encoding probable trehalose-phosphate phosphatase H isoform X1, translating to MVRFIEENTKPVKNETGDKSKTDATTVKTKVLQDLIINNGGGLINSWVDSMRACSPTHLKSLMKQSSWLTEHPSALDMFEEILHVSEGKQIVMFLDYDGTLSPIVDDPDRAFMSKKMRRTVRKLANCFPTAIISGRCREKVYNFVKLTELYYAGSHGMDIKGPEQGSKYKDQDKSLLCQPATEFLPMIDEVYQKLVEKTNLTPGANIENNKFCVSVHFRRVDEKNWSDLANQVRSVMKDYPELRLTQGRKVLEIRPIIKWDKGKALEFLLESLGYANCTDVFPLYIGDDRTDEDAFKILRERRQGLGILVSKIPKETNAFYSLQEPDEVMDFLQRLVEWKQLRSGA from the exons ATGG TAAGATTCATCGAAGAAAACACAAAACCGGTGAAAAATGAAACAGGAGACAAATCAAAAACGGATGCAACAACGGTGAAGACGAAAGTTCTTCAAGATCTTATCATCAACAATGGAGGAGGATTAATAAATTCATGGGTTGATTCCATGAGAGCTTGTTCTCCTACTCACCTCAAATCTTTGATGAAACAAAGCTCTTGGCTG ACAGAACATCCATCAGCTTTAGATATGTTCGAAGAGATTCTTCATGTTTCCGAAGGAAAACAAATCGTTATGTTCTTGGATTATGATGGCACTTTATCTCCCATTGTTGATGATCCAGACCGAGCTTTCATGTCTAAGAAG ATGAGAAGGACAGTGAGAAAACTAGCAAACTGTTTTCCAACTGCCATAATTAGTGGAAGATGCAGAGAAAag GTTTATAATTTTGTGAAACTGACTGAGTTGTACTATGCTGGAAGTCATGGAATGGACATCAAAGGACCAGAGCAAGGGTCCAAGTATAAGGAT CAGGATAAATCTCTTCTTTGCCAACCAGCTACAGAGTTCCTCCCCATGATCGACGAG GTCTATCAAAAATTAGTGGAGAAAACAAATTTAACTCCCGGAGCCAACATAGAGAACAATAAATTTTGTGTCTCTGTTCATTTCCGGCGCGTCGATGAGAAA AACTGGAGTGATTTGGCTAATCAAGTTCGATCAGTCATGAAGGACTACCCTGAGCTCCGACTTACTCAAGGAAGAAAA GTTTTGGAAATTCGTCCTATCATTAAATGGGATAAAGGCAAAGCACTCGAGTTTTTATTAGAGTCCCTTG GATACGCCAATTGTACCGACGTTTTCCCCCTTTATATCGGCGATGATCGCACAGACGAAGATGCATTTAAG ATActgagagaaagaagacaaggTCTTGGCATTCTTGTATCCAAAATCCCAAAGGAGACTAACGCATTCTATTCTCTGCAAGAGCCTGATGAG GTTATGGATTTCTTGCAGCGTTTAGTGGAATGGAAACAATTGAGATCTGGAGCATGA
- the LOC103828025 gene encoding probable trehalose-phosphate phosphatase H isoform X2, which produces MVRFIEENTKPVKNETGDKSKTDATTVKTKVLQDLIINNGGGLINSWVDSMRACSPTHLKSLMKQSSWLTEHPSALDMFEEILHVSEGKQIVMFLDYDGTLSPIVDDPDRAFMSKKMRRTVRKLANCFPTAIISGRCREKVYNFVKLTELYYAGSHGMDIKGPEQGSKYKDDKSLLCQPATEFLPMIDEVYQKLVEKTNLTPGANIENNKFCVSVHFRRVDEKNWSDLANQVRSVMKDYPELRLTQGRKVLEIRPIIKWDKGKALEFLLESLGYANCTDVFPLYIGDDRTDEDAFKILRERRQGLGILVSKIPKETNAFYSLQEPDEVMDFLQRLVEWKQLRSGA; this is translated from the exons ATGG TAAGATTCATCGAAGAAAACACAAAACCGGTGAAAAATGAAACAGGAGACAAATCAAAAACGGATGCAACAACGGTGAAGACGAAAGTTCTTCAAGATCTTATCATCAACAATGGAGGAGGATTAATAAATTCATGGGTTGATTCCATGAGAGCTTGTTCTCCTACTCACCTCAAATCTTTGATGAAACAAAGCTCTTGGCTG ACAGAACATCCATCAGCTTTAGATATGTTCGAAGAGATTCTTCATGTTTCCGAAGGAAAACAAATCGTTATGTTCTTGGATTATGATGGCACTTTATCTCCCATTGTTGATGATCCAGACCGAGCTTTCATGTCTAAGAAG ATGAGAAGGACAGTGAGAAAACTAGCAAACTGTTTTCCAACTGCCATAATTAGTGGAAGATGCAGAGAAAag GTTTATAATTTTGTGAAACTGACTGAGTTGTACTATGCTGGAAGTCATGGAATGGACATCAAAGGACCAGAGCAAGGGTCCAAGTATAAGGAT GATAAATCTCTTCTTTGCCAACCAGCTACAGAGTTCCTCCCCATGATCGACGAG GTCTATCAAAAATTAGTGGAGAAAACAAATTTAACTCCCGGAGCCAACATAGAGAACAATAAATTTTGTGTCTCTGTTCATTTCCGGCGCGTCGATGAGAAA AACTGGAGTGATTTGGCTAATCAAGTTCGATCAGTCATGAAGGACTACCCTGAGCTCCGACTTACTCAAGGAAGAAAA GTTTTGGAAATTCGTCCTATCATTAAATGGGATAAAGGCAAAGCACTCGAGTTTTTATTAGAGTCCCTTG GATACGCCAATTGTACCGACGTTTTCCCCCTTTATATCGGCGATGATCGCACAGACGAAGATGCATTTAAG ATActgagagaaagaagacaaggTCTTGGCATTCTTGTATCCAAAATCCCAAAGGAGACTAACGCATTCTATTCTCTGCAAGAGCCTGATGAG GTTATGGATTTCTTGCAGCGTTTAGTGGAATGGAAACAATTGAGATCTGGAGCATGA